Proteins encoded in a region of the Phaenicophaeus curvirostris isolate KB17595 chromosome 1, BPBGC_Pcur_1.0, whole genome shotgun sequence genome:
- the LOC138719070 gene encoding histone H1.10-like, which translates to MSETAPAAAPDAPAPAAKAAAKKPKKAAGGSKARKPAGPSVTELITKAVSASKERKGLSLAALKKALAAGGYDVEKNNSRIKLGLKSLVSKGTLVQTKGIGASGSFRLSKKPGEVKEKAPKKRTAAAKPKKPAAKKPAGAAKKPKKAVTAKKSPKKAKKPAAAATKKAAKSPKKVTKAAKPKKVAAKSPAKAKAVKPKAAKPKAAKPKAAKAKKAAPKKK; encoded by the coding sequence ATGTCCGAGaccgcgcccgccgccgcccccgatGCGCCCGCACCCGCCGCTAAGGCCGCCGCCAAGAAGCCGAAGAAGGCGGCGGGCGGCTCCAAAGCCCGCAAGCCCGCGGGCCCCAGCGTCACCGAGCTGATCACCAAGGCCGTGTCCGCCTCCAAGGAGCGCAAGGGGCTCTCCCTCGCCGCGCTCAAGAAGGCGCTGGCCGCCGGCGGCTACGATGTGGAGAAGAACAACAGCCGCATCAAGCTGGGGCTCAAGAGCCTCGTCAGCAAGGGCACCCTGGTGCAGACCAAGGGCATTGGTGCATCTGGGTCCTTCCGCCTCAGCAAGAAGCCCGGCGAAGTGAAGGAAAAAGCCCCCAAGAAGCGCACGGCGGCGGCCAAGCCCAAGAAGCCGGCGGCCAAGAAGCCCGCCGGCGCCGCCAAGAAGCCCAAGAAAGCGGTGACAGCTAAGAAGAGCCCCAAGAAAGCCAAGAAGCCGGCGGCCGCCGCCACCAAGAAAGCAGCCAAGAGCCCCAAGAAGGTGACTAAGGCTGCCAAGCCCAAAAAGGTGGCAGCCAAGAGCCCGGCCAAGGCAAAGGCGGTGAAGCCCAAGGCAGCCAAGCCCAAGGCAGCAAAGCCCAAGGCAGCCAAGGCGAAGAAGGCGGCGCCCAAGAAGAAGTAA